The following proteins are encoded in a genomic region of Polyangiaceae bacterium:
- a CDS encoding L,D-transpeptidase family protein, protein MTSNRLSRSASRAPRRALRVSLCGLLAAGGLIACGNREEPPGVKEKAEKPTQSHPKASGAAPSLPAELTQAATTPDAGAEAEDAGADAAPYTGPWFAVTKIAAAVFKEPKFDQKQKLGYIRNGGRVPVDAKPVSTANCSGGWYRVNDVGYVCGNLGTTDLDHPEVKFAIKAPDLSEVLPYIYARNAKNGTPLYRSVPSKEQMLAYEPYMDPKKKAEEKAKAEAEKKAKEAAKAKAEAAKSEQDAKSDAPEKSDAKDAGTPKSGEKPVAEKKDTPELIDGIRKKSAEKSDEKTDEKPSEKSDSKTPKPGDTRSASASPGDVGEAPEPGEEGDAGAPDQPWWQQENIKDKLHEVTLDQLSADADDILAKRMVTGFYVAVDKTFRWNGRTWYKTTKGLVTPADRFWQTAGSDFHGTELGPKFKLPLAWAYGGRKTAPTYEIDPEKRSVSPKERVKRFEALQLTGKEIEIKGITYSEMANGQWVKNIHVRITHPGPMPEDLQPGERWIDVNLKEQTLVAYKGTTPVYATLVSSGKTSSVKSKDHSTPPGEFRIREKHITTTMDGDGTAAGDLPYSIEDVPYVMYYKGSYALHAAFWHSNYGIKMSHGCVNLAPLDAKWVFLFSDPQLPKGWHGAWATDDRPGSRVRVHE, encoded by the coding sequence GTGACGTCGAATCGCCTTTCTCGCAGCGCCTCTCGCGCTCCACGTCGCGCTCTGCGCGTCTCCCTGTGTGGCCTATTGGCCGCTGGCGGCTTGATCGCGTGCGGAAACCGGGAGGAACCGCCCGGCGTCAAAGAGAAGGCCGAGAAGCCCACTCAGTCGCATCCCAAGGCATCCGGCGCAGCGCCGAGCTTGCCCGCCGAGTTGACCCAGGCGGCCACGACTCCGGACGCCGGCGCAGAAGCGGAAGACGCGGGGGCCGACGCAGCGCCGTATACCGGCCCCTGGTTCGCGGTGACGAAGATCGCGGCGGCAGTGTTCAAGGAGCCGAAGTTCGATCAGAAGCAGAAGCTCGGCTACATCCGCAACGGCGGTCGCGTGCCCGTGGACGCCAAGCCGGTGAGCACCGCCAACTGCAGTGGCGGCTGGTACCGCGTGAACGACGTCGGGTACGTCTGCGGAAATCTCGGCACGACGGATCTCGATCACCCGGAAGTGAAGTTCGCCATCAAGGCGCCCGATCTCTCCGAGGTACTGCCGTACATCTACGCGCGCAACGCCAAGAACGGCACGCCGCTCTACCGCTCGGTTCCATCCAAGGAGCAGATGCTCGCGTACGAGCCCTACATGGATCCGAAGAAGAAGGCCGAGGAGAAAGCCAAGGCCGAGGCGGAGAAGAAGGCGAAAGAAGCCGCAAAGGCCAAGGCAGAAGCCGCGAAGAGCGAGCAGGACGCGAAGTCCGACGCACCGGAGAAGTCCGACGCGAAAGATGCGGGAACGCCGAAGTCCGGCGAAAAGCCCGTCGCGGAGAAGAAGGACACGCCCGAGCTGATCGATGGCATTCGTAAGAAATCCGCAGAGAAATCTGACGAGAAGACTGACGAAAAGCCCAGCGAGAAGAGCGATTCCAAGACCCCCAAACCGGGAGATACGCGAAGCGCGTCAGCCTCACCGGGCGACGTGGGCGAGGCACCGGAACCGGGCGAAGAAGGTGACGCGGGCGCCCCAGATCAACCTTGGTGGCAGCAGGAAAACATCAAGGACAAGCTCCACGAGGTCACCCTGGATCAGCTCTCGGCAGACGCCGACGACATCCTCGCGAAGCGCATGGTCACGGGCTTCTACGTGGCCGTGGACAAGACGTTCCGCTGGAATGGACGCACCTGGTACAAGACCACGAAGGGCTTGGTCACCCCAGCTGACCGTTTCTGGCAAACCGCCGGTTCCGACTTCCACGGCACCGAGCTAGGTCCCAAGTTCAAGCTGCCCCTGGCGTGGGCATACGGCGGACGCAAGACGGCGCCGACCTATGAGATCGACCCGGAGAAGCGCAGCGTCAGCCCAAAGGAGCGGGTGAAGCGCTTCGAGGCGCTGCAGCTGACTGGCAAAGAGATCGAGATCAAGGGCATCACGTACAGCGAGATGGCGAATGGCCAGTGGGTGAAGAATATCCACGTGAGAATTACTCACCCGGGCCCGATGCCTGAAGATCTCCAGCCGGGCGAGCGCTGGATCGACGTGAACCTGAAGGAGCAAACGCTGGTCGCCTACAAGGGAACCACGCCGGTCTACGCGACGTTGGTTTCGAGCGGAAAGACCTCGAGCGTGAAGTCCAAGGACCACAGCACGCCCCCCGGCGAGTTCAGGATCCGCGAAAAGCACATCACCACGACGATGGACGGCGACGGCACCGCGGCGGGCGACCTGCCCTACTCCATCGAGGACGTGCCCTACGTGATGTACTACAAGGGCTCCTACGCGCTTCACGCGGCGTTCTGGCACAGCAATTACGGCATCAAGATGAGCCACGGTTGCGTGAACCTCGCGCCCCTCGACGCGAAGTGGGTGTTCCTGTTCAGCGATCCCCAGTTGCCCAAAGGCTGGCATGGCGCGTGGGCGACGGACGATCGCCCAGGAAGTCGCGTTCGGGTTCACGAGTAG
- a CDS encoding aspartate 1-decarboxylase: MKLNVFKSKIHRATVTHADLEYEGSVTIDKDLLERADILPYEAIHIWNVTRGTRLVTYALEGPRGSRCICVNGAAAHLNEPGDLVILATFADMDRAEARDYQPKVVRVDRDNRVIDDESPELPGPILNSIACA, translated from the coding sequence ATGAAGCTCAATGTCTTCAAGTCGAAGATCCATCGCGCAACGGTGACCCACGCAGACCTCGAGTACGAAGGCAGCGTCACCATCGACAAGGACCTTCTGGAGCGCGCGGATATCCTCCCCTACGAGGCAATCCACATCTGGAACGTCACCCGCGGCACACGCCTCGTTACGTACGCCCTGGAAGGGCCCCGAGGTTCTCGCTGCATCTGCGTCAACGGCGCCGCAGCTCATCTAAATGAGCCTGGCGACCTGGTGATCCTGGCGACCTTCGCCGACATGGACCGCGCAGAGGCCCGTGACTACCAGCCCAAGGTCGTGCGCGTCGACCGCGACAACCGCGTGATCGACGACGAGAGCCCGGAGCTACCGGGACCCATCCTCAACTCCATCGCTTGCGCCTGA
- a CDS encoding polyprenyl synthetase family protein has product MNLTGISLESGLGALSDSAAGLPPSDAAERLRRRLAAVHSLIGDDLARVEALLHERAQDGPAPGDAAAAHLVCQGGKRVRPMALLLSAACFGEVPACARELAAVAELIHSATLLHDDVVDEGTERRGVPASRVLHGNAVSVLSGDLLLVHALDLTQRAAPDVLPDLIATLRSLVSGEIIQLRGRRTLDTSAESYELILRGKTASLFAWATSVGGRVAGATPAQQEQLRVFGEGVGIAFQLVDDTLDYTSEETGKTLFADLREGKLTLPLVLAVEKRPELLQDLRAIHGGDLDPIERVRRVVLESGACELARARARETTETAISALRSVPETPARQLLEGVARQLTTRTA; this is encoded by the coding sequence ATGAATCTCACCGGGATTAGCCTCGAATCGGGCCTTGGTGCCCTCTCTGACTCCGCCGCAGGACTGCCCCCGAGCGACGCCGCCGAGCGGCTGCGCCGTCGGTTGGCCGCGGTGCACTCTCTGATCGGAGACGATCTTGCTCGCGTGGAGGCTCTCCTTCACGAGCGCGCCCAGGATGGCCCCGCGCCGGGCGACGCGGCTGCGGCGCACCTCGTGTGTCAAGGCGGCAAGCGAGTTCGTCCCATGGCGTTGCTGCTCAGCGCGGCGTGCTTCGGTGAGGTCCCCGCGTGCGCGCGGGAGCTCGCTGCCGTGGCTGAGCTGATTCACTCCGCGACGTTGCTCCACGACGATGTGGTGGATGAGGGGACGGAGCGGCGCGGCGTGCCTGCCTCCCGCGTCCTCCATGGCAACGCGGTCAGCGTGCTTTCCGGCGATTTGTTGCTGGTTCACGCGCTGGATTTGACCCAGCGAGCCGCGCCTGACGTGCTGCCCGATTTGATCGCGACGTTGCGCTCGCTGGTGTCTGGAGAAATCATCCAGCTGCGAGGGCGACGCACCCTCGACACCAGCGCCGAGTCCTACGAGCTGATTCTGCGTGGAAAAACGGCGTCCCTCTTTGCCTGGGCGACCTCAGTCGGGGGGCGCGTGGCTGGCGCTACGCCCGCTCAACAAGAGCAACTGCGGGTCTTCGGTGAGGGGGTCGGGATCGCTTTCCAGCTGGTCGATGACACCTTGGACTACACCAGCGAAGAAACCGGCAAGACCCTGTTCGCAGACCTGAGGGAAGGCAAGCTGACCTTGCCGCTCGTGCTGGCAGTCGAGAAGCGGCCCGAGCTTCTGCAGGATTTGCGCGCCATTCACGGCGGAGATCTGGATCCCATCGAGCGGGTGCGTCGGGTGGTCCTGGAGAGCGGCGCTTGTGAGTTGGCGCGAGCCCGTGCACGGGAGACCACCGAGACGGCGATTTCGGCGCTACGCTCGGTACCCGAGACGCCCGCTCGGCAATTGCTCGAAGGCGTCGCGCGGCAACTCACCACCCGGACGGCATGA
- a CDS encoding tetratricopeptide repeat protein, translated as MDQFSAHLDRGWDLVQRGDSHGAEQSARRALELDSQSPEAYNLLGYVGALQGDFEDAVEYYRQAIALDDGYLEAMLNAAEVYIHPLGEFEEALSLCDQALDLAQNDDEVVDALLLKFDALLGLNEIDRAKELCARFPEGPFENPNHTFLVGRALYEVGEVERAAPLVEQAVKDSPKNPEAFYYLGLVRDERGDTGGATQAFLRSRELDLELPTPSWSLTAETFAHSVRQAVAALDSKLRAFVDEDHIYVSDVPGVEVVVDGVDPRALLLLDAVAGPDGLPADQARLFVYQRNLERLAGALEHIESELTAALDREITALFIERQDPTHRCVD; from the coding sequence ATGGATCAGTTTTCCGCACATCTCGACCGCGGCTGGGACCTCGTCCAGCGTGGCGACTCCCACGGCGCCGAGCAAAGCGCCAGGCGCGCTCTGGAGCTCGATAGCCAGTCCCCCGAGGCCTACAATCTGTTGGGCTACGTCGGGGCCTTGCAAGGCGATTTCGAAGATGCGGTCGAGTACTACCGCCAGGCAATCGCCCTCGACGACGGCTACCTCGAAGCGATGCTCAACGCCGCCGAGGTCTATATTCACCCCCTCGGCGAGTTCGAAGAGGCTCTCTCTCTCTGCGATCAGGCCCTCGATCTCGCTCAGAACGACGACGAGGTGGTTGATGCGCTGCTGCTGAAGTTCGACGCGTTGCTTGGTCTGAACGAGATCGACCGCGCCAAAGAGCTCTGCGCACGTTTCCCCGAGGGACCGTTCGAGAACCCAAACCATACCTTCCTCGTGGGGCGCGCGCTCTACGAGGTGGGCGAGGTGGAGCGAGCTGCACCGCTCGTCGAGCAAGCGGTGAAAGACAGCCCCAAGAACCCTGAGGCGTTCTACTACCTTGGCCTCGTGCGTGATGAGCGCGGGGATACGGGAGGGGCAACTCAAGCCTTCTTGCGCTCACGCGAGTTGGATTTGGAGCTGCCGACTCCGTCTTGGTCGCTCACCGCGGAGACCTTCGCGCACAGCGTGCGGCAAGCCGTCGCGGCGCTGGATTCCAAGCTGCGGGCGTTCGTCGACGAGGATCATATCTACGTCTCCGACGTGCCCGGTGTCGAGGTGGTCGTGGACGGCGTGGACCCCCGCGCGCTGTTGCTGCTTGACGCCGTGGCTGGCCCCGATGGTCTCCCCGCGGATCAAGCCCGATTGTTCGTCTACCAGCGCAACCTAGAGCGCCTCGCCGGCGCCCTCGAGCACATCGAGAGCGAGCTGACCGCCGCGCTGGATCGTGAGATCACCGCGCTCTTCATCGAACGCCAAGATCCGACCCACCGCTGCGTCGATTAG